In Pyrus communis chromosome 1, drPyrComm1.1, whole genome shotgun sequence, the following are encoded in one genomic region:
- the LOC137747429 gene encoding acetyl-CoA carboxylase 1-like: protein MSEAQRKLLTVPSFHRGNGYVNGLLRHPSMASKVDEFCYALGGKKPIHSILIANNGMAAVKFIRSVRTWSYETFGTEKAVLLVAMATPEDMRINAEHIRIADQFVEVPGGTNNNNYANVQLIIEMAERTHVNAVWPGWGHASENPELPDALNAKGIVFLGPPSISMAALGDKIGSSLIAQAANVPTLPWSGSHVKIPSDSCLVTIPEEVYREACVYTTEEAVASCQVVGYPAMIKASWGGGGKGIRKVHNDDEVRALFKQVQGEVPGSPIFIMKLASQSRHLEVQLLCDQYGNVAALHSRDCSVQRRHQKIIEEGPITVAPIETVKKLEQSARRLAKSVNYVGAATVEYLYSMETGEYYFLELNPRLQVEHPVTEWIAEMNLPAAQVVVGMGIPLWQIPEIRRFYGMEHGGGYDAWRKTSAIATPFDFDKAESTRPKGHCVAVRVTSEDPDDGFKPTSGKVQELSFKSKPNVWAYFSVKSGGGIHEFSDSQFGHVFAFGESRALAIANMVLGLKEIQIRGEVRTNVDYSIDLLHASDYRENKIHTGWLDSRIAMRVRAERPPWYLSVVGGTLFKASASSAAMVSDYVGYLEKGQIPPKHISHVHAQVSLNIEGSKYTIDMVRGGPGSYRLRMNESVIEAEIHTLRDGGLLMQLDGNSHIIYAEEEAAGTRLLIDGRTCLLQNDHDPSKLIAETPCKLLRYLVTDGSHVEGDTPYAEVEVMKMCMPLLSPASGAIHFRMSEGQAMQAGELIAKLDLDDPSAVRKAEPFHGSFPVLGPPTAISGKVHQRCAASIIAARMILAGYEHNIDEVVQNLLTCLDSPELPFLQWQECFAVLATRLPKDLKNELESKFKEFEVISSSQNVEFPAKLLRSVLEAHLFSCPDKEKGAQERLVEPLMSLVKSYEGGRESHARVIVQSLFEEYLSVEELFSDNIQADVIERLRLQYKKDLLKIVDIVLSHQGVKNKNKLILRLMEQLVYPNPAAYREKLIRFSQLNHTSYSELALKASQLMEQTKLSELRSSIARSLSELEMFTEDGESMDTPKRKSAINERMEDLVSAPLAVEDALVGLFDHSDHTLQRRVVESYVRRLYQPYLVKGSVRMQWQRSGLMASWEFLDEHTERKNANEDQSSGKSIEKYSERKWGVMIIIKSLQFLPAIISAALKEMSHQLHESIPNGSSDPSGFGNMMHIALVGINNPMSLLQDSGDEDQAQERIKKLAKILKEQGVASSLHSAGVRVISCIIQRDEGRAPMRHSFHWSSEKLYYEEEPLLRHLEPPLSIYLELDKLKGYENVQYTPSRDRQWHLYSVVDKPQPTKRMFLRTLVRQPTSNDGFAGFQRLDMEAANKQWALSFTSRSILRSLLTAMEELELNAHNASVKSDHTHMYLYILREQQIDDLLPYPKRVDLEAGQEETVAEAILEELAREIHASVGVRMHRLGVCEWEVKLWIASSRQANVAWRVVVTNVTGHTCTVHIYRELEDTSKQRVVYHSASTQAPLHGLPVNAQYQPLGAIDRRRLLARRTSTTYCYDFPLAFQTALEQAWASQLPGSKKPKDKMLKVTELKFSDQHGTWGTPLVEVVRPPGLNDVGMVAWFMEMSTPEFPSGRKILIVSNDVTFKAGSFGPREDAFFFAVTELACAKKLPLIYLAANSGARIGVAEEVKSCFKVGWSDESSPERGFQYVYLTSEDYARIGSSVIAHELKLASGETRWVIDTIVGKEDGLGVESLTGSGAIAGAFSRAYRETFTLTYVTGRTVGIGAYLARLGMRCIQRLDQPIILTGFSALNKLLGREVYSSHMQLGGPKIMGTNGVVHLTVADDLEGISAIVKWLSYVPAHAGGPLPILSPSDPPERPVEYCPENSCDPRAAISGALNGDGKWMGGIFDKDSFIETLEGWARTVVTGRAKLGGIPVGIVAVETQTVMQIIPADPGQLDSHERVVPQAGQVWFPDSASKTAQALLDFNREELPLFILANWRGFSGGQRDLFEGILQAGSTIVENLRTYKQPIFVFIPMMGELRGGAWVVVDSRINPDHIEMYADRTARGNVLEPEGMIEIKFRNKELLESMGRLDQQLIQLKAKLQEAKSSGAHEMVEPLQHQIRSREKQLLPVYTQIATRFAELHDTSLRMAAKGVIREVLDWNSSRSFFYKRLRRRISEESLIKTVRDAAGEQLSHKSATDLIKNWFLSSDIPGCKEDAWVNDEIFFRWKENPKNYEDKLKELRVQKVLLQLANIGDSVSDLQALPQGLAALLSKVEPSSRALLIDELRKVLG, encoded by the exons ATGTCGGAAGCCCAGAGGAAATTGTTGACAGTACCCAGTTTCCATCGTGGAAATGGGTACGTAAATGGGTTACTCAGGCATCCTTCTATGGCATCTAAAGTTGATGAATTCTGCTATGCCCTTGGTGGGAAGAAGCCAATCCATAGCATTTTAATTGCAAACAATGGAATGGCCGCGGTCAAGTTTATTCGTAGTGTGAGGACTTGGTCTTATGAGACATTTGGTACAGAGAAGGCTGTTTTATTGGTGGCAATGGCCACACCAGAGGACATGAGAATCAATGCAGAACACATCAGAATCGCCGATCAGTTTGTGGAGGTTCCTGGTGGAACTAACAATAATAATTATGCCAATGTGCAACTCATTATAGAG ATGGCAGAGAGAACACATGTTAATGCAGTTTGGCCTGGTTGGGGTCATGCCTCTGAGAACCCTGAGCTTCCAGATGCATTGAATGCAAAGGGAATTGTATTTCTTGGGCCACCATCTATATCTATGGCAGCATTAGGAGATAAAATTGGTTCATCATTAATTGCTCAGGCTGCCAACGTACCAACTCTTCCATGGAGCGGATCACAT GTGAAAATTCCTTCAGATAGCTGCTTGGTTACAATCCCAGAGGAAGTATATAGGGAAGCGTGTGTTTATACAACAGAGGAAGCTGTTGCAAGTTGTCAGGTTGTAGGTTACCCAGCAATGATTAAGGCTTCATGGGGTGGTGGTGGTAAAGGCATAAGAAAG GTCCATAATGATGATGAGGTAAGGGCATTGTTCAAGCAAGTTCAGGGTGAAGTTCCTGGATCTCCAATATTTATAATGAAACTCGCATCCCAG AGCCGGCATTTAGAGGTACAGTTACTGTGTGATCAGTATGGAAATGTTGCAGCTTTGCATAGCCGTGACTGCAGTGTTCAAAGGCGGCACCAGAAG aTCATTGAGGAGGGTCCAATTACTGTAGCTCCTATAGAGACTGTAAAAAAGTTGGAGCAATCAGCTCGAAGGTTGGCTAAATCTGTTAATTATGTTGGAGCAGCTACTGTTGAGTACCTCTACAGTATGGAAACTGGCGAGTACTATTTCTTGGAGCTGAACCCTCGATTACAG GTGGAGCACCCAGTCACTGAGTGGATAGCTGAAATGAATCTTCCAGCAGCCCAAGTTGTAGTTGGGATGGGCATACCTCTCTGGCAAATCCCTG AGATAAGGCGATTTTATGGAATGGAACATGGTGGTGGGTATGATGCTTGGAGAAAGACCTCAGCTATTGCTACCCCATTCGATTTTGACAAGGCAGAATCTACAAGGCCAAAGGGTCACTGTGTTGCAGTGCGTGTAACAAGTGAGGATCCAGATGATGGCTTTAAGCCTACCAGTGGGAAAGTACAG GAGTTGAGTTTTAAAAGCAAGCCAAATGTTTGGGCATACTTTTCTGTTAAG TCTGGAGGGGGCATTCATGAATTCTCAGACTCTCAGTTTG GACATGTTTTTGCATTTGGAGAGTCTCGAGCTCTAGCTATTGCAAATATGGTTCTTGGGCTGAAGGAAATTCAAATTAGAGGAGAAGTTCGTACAAATGTTGATTATTCAATAGATCTTCTACAT GCCTCAGACTATAGAGAGAATAAAATCCACACGGGTTGGTTGGATAGTAGAATTGCCATGCGTGTTAGAGCAGAAAGGCCTCCTTGGTATCTTTCTGTAGTTGGAGGGACTCTGTTT AAAGCATCTGCCAGTAGTGCAGCAATGGTGTCAGATTATGTGGGTTATCTTGAGAAAGGGCAAATTCCACCCAAG CACATATCACATGTCCATGCACAAGTATCATTGAACATTGAAGGGAGCAAATACACG ATTGACATGGTGAGGGGGGGTCCAGGAAGCTACAGATTGAGGATGAATGAGTCAGTGATTGAAGCAGAGATACATACTTTACGTGATGGGGGTTTGTTGATGCAG TTGGATGGGAACAGTCACATTATATATGCAGAGGAAGAAGCAGCTGGAACTCGCCTTCTTATTGATGGAAGGACTTGCTTGCTTCAG AATGACCATGATCCGTCCAAGTTAATAGCAGAGACACCATGCAAGCTGCTGAGGTACTTGGTTACTGATGGTAGTCATGTTGAAGGTGACACACCATATGCCGAGGTTGAGGTTATGAAGATGTGTATGCCTCTTCTTTCACCTGCTTCTGGAGCTATCCACTTTAGAATGTCTGAAGGTCAAGCAATGCAG GCTGGTGAACTTATTGCAAAGCTTGATTTAGATGACCCTTCGGCTGTAAGAAAGGCAGAACCTTTCCATGGAAGCTTCCCAGTTCTGGGGCCTCCAACTGCAATTTCTGGTAAAGTTCACCAGAGATGTGCTGCTAGCATAATTGCAGCCCGAATGATTCTTGCTGGTTATGAGCATAACATTGATGAA GTAGTGCAAAACTTGCTCACTTGCCTAGACAGTCCTGAACTCCCTTTCCTTCAATGGCAAGAGTGCTTTGCTGTTCTAGCAACCCGCCTACCCAAAGATCTTAAAAATGAA TTGGAATCAAAATTTAAGGAGTTTGAGGTGATTTCTAGTTCTCAGAATGTTGAGTTCCCCGCTAAGTTGTTGCGCAGTGTTCTTGAG GCCCATCTATTCTCCTGTCCTGATAAAGAGAAAGGAGCCCAAGAAAGGCTTGTTGAGCCTTTGATGAGCCTTGTGAAGTCTTATGAGGGTGGACGAGAAAGTCATGCCCGAGTTATCGTCCAATCCCTTTTTGAAGAGTACCTGTCTGTTGAAGAATTATTCAGTGACAACATTCAG GCTGATGTGATTGAACGCCTTCGACTTCAATATAAAAAAGATCTATTGAAGATTGTGGACATTGTGCTTTCTCACCAG GGTGTcaagaacaaaaataagttGATACTACGACTAATGGAACAACTGGTCTACCCCAACCCTGCTGCGTACAGGGAAAAGCTAATTCGGTTTTCTCAACTTAACCATACAAGCTATTCTGAG TTGGCACTAAAGGCAAGTCAACTGATGGAGCAAACCAAGTTGAGTGAACTTCGTTCCAGCATTGCCAGAAGTCTTTCTGAGTTAGAGATGTTTACCGAGGATGGTGAAAGCATGGATACTCCCAAGAGGAAAAGTGCCATAAATGAACGAATGGAGGATCTTGTGAGTGCTCCTTTGGCAGTTGAAGATGCCCTTGTAGGTCTATTTGATCACAGTGATCACACACTTCAGAGGCGGGTTGTGGAGAGCTATGTGCGTCGGTTATACCAG CCGTATCTTGTAAAGGGGAGTGTGAGGATGCAGTGGCAAAGATCTGGTCTTATGGCTTCCTGGGAGTTCTTGGACGAACATACAGAGAGAAAAAATGCAAATGAAGATCAATCTTCCGGTAAATCAATTGAGAAATACAGTGAGAGAAAATGGGGAGTCATGATTATTATCAAATCCCTTCAGTTTCTGCCAGCAATTATTAGTGCTGCATTGAAGGAAATGTCTCATCAACTTCATGAATCAATTCCGAATGGATCTAGTGATCCAAGCGGCTTTGGAAATATGATGCATATTGCTTTAGTTGGCATCAACAATCCGATGAGTTTACTTCAGGATAG TGGCGATGAGGATCAGGCTCAAGAAAGAATTAAGAAGTTAGCGAAAATACTAAAAGAGCAAGGAGTAGCCTCCAGTCTGCACAGTGCAGGTGTCAGGGTAATTAGTTGCATCATACAAAGAGATGAAGGGCGAGCTCCTATGAGGCATTCCTTCCACTGGTCGTCAGAGAAACTCTATTACGAGGAAGAGCCATTATTGCGTCATCTGGAACCACCTCTATCCATTTACCTTGAGTTG GACAAGCTTAAAGGTTATGAGAATGTACAGTATACCCCATCCCGGGACCGTCAGTGGCACTTGTACAGCGTTGTAGATAAGCCACAACCAACCAAAAGGATGTTCCTCAGAACACTTGTAAGGCAGCCCACTTCAAATGATGGGTTCGCTGGATTTCAAAGGCTAGACATGGAAGCAGCTAATAAGCAATGGGCTTTGTCATTTACTTCAAGGAGTATTTTGAGGTCCTTATTGACAGCAATGGAAGAGTTGGAACTTAATGCACACAATGCCAGTGTCAAATCTGACCATACTCATATGTACCTTTATATCTTGCGTGAGCAACAAATTGATGATCTACTGCCGTACCCCAA GAGAGTTGATTTAGAAGCTGGACAAGAAGAAACTGTGGCGGAGGCCATCTTAGAAGAACTTGCACGGGAAATCCATGCGTCTGTTGGTGTAAGGATGCATAGGTTGGGTGTTTGTGAGTGGGAAGTGAAGCTGTGGATTGCATCCTCTCGGCAGGCAAATGTTGCTTGGAGGGTTGTCGTCACAAACGTGACTGGTCATACCTGCACTGTACAT ATATATCGGGAACTAGAAGATACCAGCAAACAGAGGGTGGTATACCATTCAGCCTCTACACAGGCCCCCCTGCATGGTTTACCAGTGAATGCACAGTATCAGCCTTTGGGAGCTATTGACCGCAGACGTCTGTTGGCCAGGAGAACCAGCACCACTTACTGCTATGATTTTCCACTG GCATTTCAGACGGCCTTGGAACAGGCATGGGCATCCCAGTTGCCAGGTAGTAAAAAACCAAAAGATAAAATGCTTAAAGTCACTGAGCTCAAGTTTTCTGACCAGCATGGCACCTGGGGCACTCCTCTTGTTGAAGTGGTTCGTCCACCTGGGCTCAATGACGTAGGTATGGTAGCCTGGTTTATGGAGATGTCTACCCCTGAGTTCCCTTCAGGAAGGAAGATACTGATTGTTTCAAATGATGTGACCTTCAAAGCTGGATCTTTTGGTCCAAGAGAGGATGCATTCTTCTTTGCAGTAACTGAACTTGCTTGTGCTAAGAAACTGCCTTTAATATACCTGGCAGCAAACTCAGGTGCCCGTATTGGGGTAGCTGAAGAAGTCAAATCCTGCTTTAAAGTTGGTTGGTCTGATGAATCGAGTCCTGAGCGTGGCTTTCAGTATGTATATTTAACCTCTGAGGATTATGCGCGGATTGGATCATCTGTGATAGCACATGAATTAAAGCTGGCAAGTGGAGAAACCAGATGGGTTATAGATACCATTGTTGGAAAGGAGGATGGCTTGGGAGTTGAAAGCTTGACTGGCAGTGGAGCAATTGCTGGTGCATTTTCAAGGGCATACAGGGAAACCTTTACCTTAACATACGTGACTGGCAGAACCGTAGGTATAGGGGCTTATCTTGCTCGGCTTGGGATGCGGTGCATACAGAGGCTGGATCAGCCCATTATTTTAACTGGTTTCTCTGCATTGAACAAACTTCTTGGCCGGGAGGTGTACAGCTCCCATATGCAACTTGGAGGACCAAAAATTATGGGAACGAATGGGGTTGTCCATCTAACGGTTGCTGATGATCTTGAAGGAATATCTGCTATTGTGAAGTGGTTAAGTTATGTTCCTGCCCATGCTGGTGGACCACTCCCCATTTTGAGTCCCTCAGATCCTCCAGAAAGGCCTGTTGAGTACTGCCCTGAGAATTCATGTGATCCTCGTGCTGCTATTAGCGGCGCTTTAAATGGTGATGGAAAGTGGATGGGGGGTATTTTTGACAAAGACAGCTTTATTGAGACACTAGAAGGTTGGGCGAGGACGGTTGTTACTGGAAGGGCAAAGCTTGGAGGAATCCCTGTAGGAATAGTTGCTGTCGAGACCCAGACGGTGATGCAAATTATACCTGCTGATCCAGGCCAGCTTGATTCGCATGAGAGGGTTGTTCCTCAGGCTGGGCAAGTATGGTTTCCTGATTCTGCTAGTAAGACAGCCCAAGCGTTATTAGATTTCAACAGAGAAGAGCTCCCACTTTTCATTCTTGCCAACTGGAGAGGATTTTCTGGTGGACAGAGGGACCTTTTCGAAGGGATCCTTCAGGCTGGATCAACCATTGTGGAGAACCTTAGGACTTACAAACAGCCCATATTTGTGTTCATCCCCATGATGGGTGAGCTCCGCGGTGGAGCGTGGGTGGTTGTGGATAGTCGAATAAACCCAGACCATATTGAAATGTATGCTGATCGAACTGCTAGAGGTAACGTGCTTGAGCCAGAGGGGATGATCGAGATCAAGTTCAGGAACAAGGAGCTGCTGGAAAGCATGGGCAGGCTTGACCAACAGCTGATCCAACTGAAGGCAAAACTTCAGGAAGCCAAGAGCAGTGGGGCACACGAGATGGTTGAACCTCTACAGCATCAGATACGATCACGTGAAAAACAGCTTTTGCCTGTCTACACTCAGATAGCCACTAGATTTGCGGAACTGCACGATACTTCTCTCAGGATGGCTGCAAAGGGGGTAATCAGAGAAGTTTTGGACTGGAACAGCTCTCGATCTTTCTTCTATAAAAGATTGCGTCGGAGAATTTCCGAAGAGTCACTCATCAAGACAGTGAGAGATGCTGCTGGTGAACAGCTGTCGCATAAATCTGCTACAGATTTGATCAAGAACTGGTTTTTGAGTTCTGATATTCCAGGATGCAAAGAAGATGCTTGGGTGAATGACGAAATTTTCTTTAGATGGAAggaaaatccaaaaaattaCGAGGATAAACTAAAGGAGTTGCGGGTCCAGAAGGTATTGCTTCAATTGGCAAATATTGGTGACTCAGTTTCTGATTTGCAAGCCTTACCCCAAGGTCTTGCTGCCCTTCTAAGCAAG GTCGAGCCATCAAGCAGAGCGCTGTTGATTGATGAACTCCGAAAGGTGCTCGGTTAA